A part of bacterium genomic DNA contains:
- a CDS encoding GAF domain-containing protein yields the protein MTAQDDRKNLLMRGQEFLQLYRKVEGFTQELMKENERLRYLVATLEQEKATARGASPEELQGLKGRVQQLEQEREALIQRYQQAERENQDFANRYLEIEEENNNLANLYVASFQLHSTLDFKEVVQIVMEIVINLIGAEKFGLMLLDERKGELYAVSSEGVPREQVPLIKLGEGTIGGVAKSGEPWVAEHPEAAATSLAEPRVVIPMRIKDQLIGVIVIYSLLEQKPSFSPLDYELFNLLAGHAATALFASKLYAESERKLSTIQGFLELLKR from the coding sequence ATGACGGCCCAGGACGACCGGAAGAACCTCCTCATGCGCGGGCAGGAGTTCCTGCAGCTGTACCGCAAGGTGGAGGGCTTCACCCAGGAGTTGATGAAGGAGAACGAGCGCCTGCGCTACCTTGTGGCGACGCTCGAGCAGGAGAAGGCCACGGCCCGGGGCGCCTCGCCGGAGGAGCTCCAGGGGCTCAAGGGGCGCGTCCAGCAGCTGGAGCAGGAGCGCGAGGCGCTCATCCAGCGCTACCAGCAGGCCGAGCGCGAGAACCAGGACTTCGCGAACCGCTACCTGGAGATCGAGGAGGAGAACAACAACCTCGCCAACCTCTACGTGGCGAGCTTCCAGCTGCACTCGACCCTCGATTTCAAGGAAGTCGTCCAGATCGTCATGGAGATCGTCATCAACCTCATCGGCGCCGAGAAGTTCGGGCTGATGCTCCTCGACGAGCGCAAGGGCGAGCTCTACGCCGTCTCGAGCGAGGGCGTCCCGCGCGAGCAGGTCCCGCTGATCAAGCTCGGCGAGGGGACGATCGGCGGCGTGGCGAAGTCGGGGGAGCCGTGGGTCGCCGAGCACCCCGAGGCCGCCGCGACGTCGCTGGCCGAGCCGCGGGTGGTGATCCCGATGCGCATCAAGGACCAGCTCATCGGCGTCATCGTGATCTACTCGCTGCTCGAGCAGAAGCCGAGCTTCTCGCCGCTGGACTACGAACTGTTCAACCTGCTCGCGGGCCACGCCGCCACCGCGCTCTTCGCCTCGAAGCTCTACGCGGAGTCGGAGCGCAAGCTCAGCACGATCCAGGGCTTCCTTGAGCTGCTCAAGCGGTAG